From a single Solenopsis invicta isolate M01_SB chromosome 4, UNIL_Sinv_3.0, whole genome shotgun sequence genomic region:
- the LOC113005620 gene encoding uncharacterized protein LOC113005620, with protein MVQRNGDGTLSHRVYQKPTHTNWYLHVTSYHHLSQNNLVINSLTLTRNGYNSKNINQITKRLENKISSPNNTENLDEEKERKMTAVFPYLQGTTEHISRILSKHNIRVIFKPQKKIAQLLPNPKDQRSSLETPGVYKIPCVCGKVYIGETGRKISTRIKEHQRCAKYSHFSQSALAEHWMETGHAVQYDKSIILNPSQGYFARKYWKGLEILKHLDNFNCDKNSSNPIWHPVLPGFLIDRPANQNALIG; from the exons ATGGTGCAAAGAAACGGAGATGGTACCTTAAGCCATCGGGTTTACCAAAAACCTACCCACACTAACTGGTATCTTCACGTAACCTCTTATCACCATCTgtcacaaaataatttagttattaacTCATTG ACCTTGACTAGGAATGGGTACAACAGCAAGAACATTAATCAGATAACCAAGAGATTAGAGAACAAGATCTCCAGTCCCAACAACACTGAAAATctagatgaagaaaaagaaagaaaaatgacgGCTGTTTTTCCGTATCTTCAAGGTACAACAGAGCACATAAGCAGAATTTTGAGTAAACATAACATCAGAGTAATCTTCAAACCCCAGaaaaaaattgctcaattactTCCTAATCCCAAAGATCAAAGATCAAGCCTGGAAACACCAGGTGTGTACAAAATACCTTGCGTCTGCGGAAAAGTGTACATAGGAGAAACCGGGAGAAAGATCAGTACACGGATCAAGGAACACCAGAGGTGTGCCAAATACAGCCATTTTTCGCAATCAGCCTTGGCGGAACATTGGATGGAGACTGGACATGCCGTGCAGTATGATAAGTCTATCATATTGAACCCGTCACAAGGCTACTTTGCCAGAAAATATTGGAAAGGTCTGGAAATCTTAAAACATCTTGACAACTTCAACTGCGACAAAAACTCTTCAAATCCTATTTGGCACCCCGTTCTCCCGGGCTTTTTAATTGACCGGCCGGCCAATCAAAACGCTCTAATTGGCTGA